TTCCGCAGGCCGACTCGACGCCCGAGGTGGTCGGCGAGGAACAGGTAGTAGAGACCGAGGAGGAACGCATCGCGCGCGAAACCGAGGAGGAGCTGCTCTGGATCTTTCAGTCGACCGTCTTCGACAACGCCGGCCAGAAGATCGGCCGCGTCGGCCAGGTCTACCTCGACGACCAGACGCAGAATCCGAACTGGGTCACCGTCAAGACGGGCCTGTTCGGGATGAAGGAGTACTTCATTCCGCTCGACGGTTCGGAACGCGCCGACAAGCGCATCACCGTGCCGTTCGCAAAGGCAACCGTGCTCGCCGCGCCCCGCACTGAGGTCGATCAGAACCTCTCTCCTTCGGAAGAGGACGCGCTCTACAACCACTACCAGGTTGAGGGCAAGATGACCGAGGCCGCATCGGAGGACGAGATCACGAACCTCGTCGAAGGCGATGGCACCGACACGACTTCGGCAGACACCGCCGACGGCGGTATGGCAGCGGTCGGTACCGATTTCAGCGCAGAGACTGACACCGAGACCGGAACCGACACCGCGGCAAGCACTCAAGAAAACACCGAGCAGTCCGCATCCGCGGCGCCGTGGGAGATCTCCGGCGACGACGAGACTGCCACCACCGAAACCGTCGCACCGTGGCACCGTGGTGACGAGGAGCCCAGCGAGGCTAAGTCGGAGTTCGACGCGCTGATCAGCGACGAGCAGCCCGCGAATACCTCGACCCATGTTCCGAACGAAGTGTTTGCCCGTCCCGAAGACACCGACACCGCGACCGAAGAAACGACCGACCCCGACCAGCGTCAGTAGCCTTGCGCATCCGATCAGCTGGCTATCAGTGTGATCGGAATACTGCCGCGCCCGATGCTGTTGTACCCCGTATCGAGCGCGACTCGAGGAATCGTCCAACTAATCAAGAGGAGTCAGCAGTGGCAACCGTTAACCTCAACCAAGACAACTTCGTCGAAACCGTTACCGGCGAGGGCATCCACTTTGTCGACTTCTGGGCTGACTGGTGTGGCCCTTGCAAGCAGTTCGGGCCTGTCTACGAAGAGGCGAGCAACGAGCACACCGACGTGAACTTCACGAAGGTAGACACCGAGGCGAACCAGCAGCTCTCGGCAAGCCTGGGCATCCAGTCGATCCCGACCCTCATGGCGTTCCGTGACGGCGTCCTCCTCTTCCAGCAGGCGGGCGCACTGCCCGCACGCGCACTCGAGGACGTCATCAAGGCAGTCAAGGAAGTCGACATGGACGACGTCCGCAAGAAGATCGCCGAGCAGGAACAGCAGGCGAACCAGGATGGCGCACAGGTCTAACGGCAAGACGAAGCACTAACCAGAACGCACCCGCTGAGATTCTCAGCGGGTGCGTTCTGCTTTTCCGAGTCGGGGCTAGCCCTTTTCGAGCACGACCTTCGACTTCCCGCCCGTACGTGCGCGCAGCGCGTACAGGATGGCGGCGAGGTCCACGAGCTCCTGCAGGAGCGCGCCGATCACGGGGATGATGTAGCCGAAGGCGGCCACAAGCATCAGGCCGACCGACAGGATCATACCGAGCCAGATCGCCGAGAGCGCGACGCGGTAGGTGTGGCCACCAATCTCGACCGCGCGGGCGACGAGGCCGATGTCGTCGCGGCGAATCACCGCATCCGCCGACTCGCTTGCGGCGGTCGCGCCCTTCGCGCCCATCGCGATGCCGACCTCGGCGATCGCGAGCACGGGTGCGTCGTTCACGCCGTCGCCGACCATCGTCACCGGGCGCTTCTCGAGCTCGCGCACGATATCGACCTTGTCCTGCGGGCGCAGGTTCGCGTGCACCTCGGTGATGTTCGCCTGCTCGGCGAGCGCGTGAGCCGTCTGCTCGTTGTCGCCCGTCAGCATCAGCACATCCTCAACGCCAAGCTCCCGGAGCCGATCGACCGTCGGGCGCGCGTTCTCGCGCAGCGCATCCGCGAGGATGAGCATCCCGGCGCCGCGGCCGTCGATCGAGACCGCGACGGAGGTCTGCCCTGCTTCGAGGTCGACCGGTTGGACGCTCGGGTCGATTTCCTGGATGAACGCGAGCTTCCCGACACGAACCACGTGGCCGTCGACGGTCGCCTCGACGCCCTGCGTGGCGTACTCGGATGCATCCGTCGTCGGCAGCTGCTCGAGGCCCTGCTCGCGGGCGGCGGTGATGACACCCTCCGCGAGGACGTGCGAGGAGTAGTTCTCGGCGGAGGCCGCGTACTGCAGCAGCTGGCGCGATTCAGCGGAGTCGAGCGCGCTACCCTCCCGCTGTCCGGCGGTCACGGTGGACCGGATCGCGACGAGCTCGGGGTGGCCGTGCGAGAGGGTGCCGGTCTTATCGAAGGTGACGGAGCGCGTCTTCGCGAGCGCCTCGAGCGTCGCGCCACCCTTCACGATGATGCCGTCTCGGGCGGCGGCGCTCATGCCGCCGATAAACGCCACGGGCGCCGCGATCAGCAGCGGACACGGGGTCGCGAGCACGAGCACCGCGGCGAACCGCACCGGGTCGCCCGAGAACCACCAGGCGAGCCCGGCGATGATGAGCGAAACGATCGTGAACGGCACCGCGTAGCGGTCGGCGAGGCGCACGGTCGGCGCCTTCTGCTCCTGCGCGTCGCTCACGAGCGCCATGATCTGCTGGTACTGCGAGTTCGCGGCGCTTGCCGTGGCCCGCATCCTTACCGCGCGGGTCGCGTTGACCGTGCCCGAGTAGATTTCGTCGCCGGTTTCGCGCAGCACGGGCAGGCTCTCGCCGGTCATCGTGGACTCATCGAACTCCGCCTCGCCGCTCTCGAGCGTGCCGTCGACTGGCACGATCTCAGCGGGGCGAAGCAGCAGCAGGTCTCCTGGCCGCACCTCGCTTGCCGGTACGTCGACCGGCGGCGCATCCGGGTTGTCCGGATCGAGTCGGTGCGCGGTCTGCGGGGCCCGCTTGAGCAGCGCATTCAGGTCGCTCTGCGCTCGCATCGCGGCGTAGTCCTCGAGGGCCTCACCACCGGTGAGCATGAGCACCACGATTAGCGCGGCGAGGTACTCCCCCGTCGCAACGGCTGCCGCCATCGCAACTACAGCAAGGATGTCAAGACCGAAGTGGCCCCGCATCATGTCCCGGATCATGTCGATCGTGGTGTACACGATGATGCCGATGACGTAGAGCGAACCGAGCCACTGGGCGGTGACGTGGTACCCCTCGGGCCCACCCGACCAAGTCACAATGTCGAGCGCAAGAACCACCAGGAGCATCACTAATGTGACTACCACCAGGGGGTATTTCTTTAAGACTTCGACAATTCTTCTCATGCCCCTATTTTCGCACTTTGATCAGCGCTTTTCTAGGATGCGCAGCCTCACCTAACTTCTGCGCGCGCTCGGTCAGAAGCGCTCGTTGAGCAGTGTCGCGAGGTGCTTGCCCTGGGTGTCTCCGAGCTGATCGGCCTGCGTGCGGCACGAGTAGCCATCCGCGAGGAAGATCGCATCATCGCTCGCCTCGCGCAGCGCGGGCAGCAGCGAGTTCTCGGCCACGGCGACCGAGGTCTCGTAGTGCCCCGCCTCGAGGCCGAAGTTCCCCGCGAGACCACAGCAGCCCGAGAGCTGGTTGATCCTCGCGCCGAGCGAGTTCAGCAGCTTCCGGTCGGGCGCGAAACCCATCACCGCGTGCTGGTGGCAGTGCGGCTGCACGATGAGCTCGACGCCGTCGAGGCTCGGCAGCGAAACGTCCGGATCCGGCTTTACAGGCGCCATGCCGTTCAGCACCTCGGCGAGCGTGTAGGTCGAGTCCGCGATCTTCCGCGCGCGCGGGTCATCCGGGAAGAGCTCGAGCAGGTCGCTCTTAAGCACCGCGGTACAGCTCGGCTCGACCCCCACGATCGGGATGCCCGCATCCACAACCGGCCCAAACTCATCCATCAGCTTCGAAAGCCGCGCGCGGGCGCCGTCGAGTTGGCCGGTCGAGATCCACGTGAGGCCGCAGCACACCTGATTGTTCGGGGTGACGACCTCGAGGCCGACCTTCTGCAGCACCTGCACGACGTCGTGGTCGATCTCGGGGTTGAAGCCGTTCGAGAACGAGTCGGCCCACACCATGATGCGATCACGGTCGGTGCGCGGCGACTCGGGCCGGATAGCCTTACCTTCCTTCATTGCCTTGGCGCGATCCTGCTTGAACGTGCGCCCCGAGATCTTTGGGATCGTGCGACGCTTGTCGACGCCGGCGATCGGCAGGATGAACTTGCGCAGCCAGTCGACCTTGAACATCCCGTTCACGATCGGCGCGAACGCCGACATGAGCGGCTCCCAGCGCGGCAGCTGGCCGAGCACGTAGTGGTTTATCGGGCGCAGTCGGCCCTTGTACTTGCGGTAGAGCGTCTCGGACTTGTAGGCCGCGACGTCGACACCCGCGGGGCAGTCGCTCGAGCACGCCTTGCACGACAGGCACAGGTCGAGCGAGTCGGCGACCTCCTGCGATTGCCAGCCGTCCTTCACGAGCTTGCCGTTCGTCATCTCCTGCAACACGCGTGCGCGGCCGCGGGTCGAGTGCGTCTCGTCCTTCGTCGCCATGTAGCTCGGGCACATGAAGCCGCCCGCGTCGCGATTGTCGGCACGGCACTTACCCATGCCGACGCAGCGGTGCACGGCCTTCGTGAAGTCCCCCGAGTCCTCGGCGAACGCAAAGCCACCACGGATGCGCGGGGTCGGCAGCGCCTGCGGCCGACGAAGGTCCGCGTCGAGCGGGGCCGGATTCACGAGCACGTCGGGGTTCAGGATGTTCTTCGGATCGAACAGCGCCTTGAGGTCGCCAAACGCGCCGATCGCCTTCTCGGAGTACATGAGCGGCAGCAGCTCGCCGCGGGCGCGGCCGTCGCCGTGCTCGCCCGACATCGAGCCGCCGAACTCCGCCACGAGACGGCCCGCATCCAGCATGAACGCGCGCAGCGCCGAGCCGTCGCGCTCGAGCGGGATCGACAGGCGCACGTGGATGCAGCCGTCGCCGAAGTGGCCATAGGGCATGCCCTCGATGCCGTGCTTCTCGGTGAGCTTGTCGAACTCGCGCAGGTACGAGCCGAGCTTCTCGGGCGGCACCGCGGCATCCTCAAAGCCGGGCCAGGCCTGCTCGCCCGAAAGCGTGCGGCTCGCGAGGCCGACGCCGTCCTCGCGCACCCTCCACAGGCGGCGCGCCTCGGCAGCGTCGGGGATGATGGTGGAAGAAATTGCGCTGGATGCGGCGACGAGCTTGTGCGCGCGGTCGAGCGCGTCGATCTCGTCCTCGCCCGGCATCTCGATGAGCAGCCAGCCCGCGCCCTCGGGCAGGGCCGCGACGGCCTCGGCACCGTGGTGACGGCGAACGGCGTCGGCGAGGCGCGCATCCAGGCCCTCGATCGCGCCGGGGCGCTGGTCGAGGAGCGCCGGGACGTCGTCGGCCGCGGCGACCATCGACGGGTAGCCGAGCGCGATCGTCACGGGCGACGAGGGAATGTCGACAAGGTTGACCGTCGCGCCGAGCACGATGCCGAGCGTGCCCTCGGAGCCGACCATGACCTTCGCGAGCGAGTGACCGTTCTCGGGCAGCAGCGCCTCGAGCCCGTAGCCGGAGACCTGGCGGCCGAAGCGGCCGAACTCGAGCCGGATCGTCGCGAGGTTCTCGCGCACGAACTCGTCGAGGCCCGGCACGACCGAGAGGTCATCGGATGCGGTGTAGCGGCGGCCGAGGCCGTCGATGACGTCGAGGTCGACGACGTTGTCAGCGGTGCGCCCGAAGCGCAGCGAGTGCGAGCCGCACGCGTTGTTGCCGATCATGCCCCCGATCGTGCAGCGAGTCCAGGTCGAGGGGTCGGGGCCGAAGCGCAGCCCGTGCGGTTTCGCGGCCTTCTGCAGCTGGGCGACGATGACGCCCGGGTCGACCTTCGCGGTCTTCGCCTCGGGGTCGATCGAGTGGATGCGGTTGAGGTACCGCGACGTGTCGACGACGATGCCGCGGCCGATCGCGTTGCCCGCGATGGATGTGCCCGCCCCGCGCATGTGAACGGGCTTGCCGGTGACGCGCGCGACGTCGGCGATCGCGATGAGATCCTCCGTGGACTTCGGGAACGCGACCACCTCGGGGGTGATGCGGTAATTACCCGCGTCGGAGGAGTATTCGGCGCGGCGCAGCGAGGAGGTTGCGACCTCGCCGTCGATGCGCTCGCGAATCATGGATGCGACCTCGCGCGTTTCAGGCGTGATCGGGGCATCGGGCCTTACGGCTTCGCTAATCGTCACGGCACGATGTCCTTCCTCGGGGGCTTGTCGCTAAGTTTCAATGGTAACTACCGCGGGCCGTTGTCGAGGCGAAGCATCGCTCGCGCGCCCGTAAGCGATACGAGCTCTAACCAGGCTGCTGCGTGTTCTGGCAGTTCCGCGCGTGCGGTTGTTGCCAGGTTCCCCCGCGCGTTGCGCCATGCTCCGGCGATTCGGGATGCTGTCTGTTGCGTCGGCTCCCCCGCCCACACGTGCCAGCCCGCCAGCGCGCCGAGGCCAGAGCCTGCGGCCGCGCGCGCCGCGGTGTCTTGCGGCTGACCGCGCGCCGGGCCGAGTTCCTCGACGAGCCACGACGCGTTCGGGATGGATTGGAGGGTGAACATGCCATCCGCCCAGTTGAAGTCGGAGGTGAGTTGATGCGCAGACGCTTGCCGCTGCGTGAGGCCGGCTGATGCTTTGGGCTGGTTCGACGCGTTGTCCGATGCGGGTTGTTCGACCTGACCGCGATCCGCGAGCACCGCCGGCACCGTCGCGTCCGCGAGCCGATAGGTCGCCCCGAGCCCGTCGAGTCGCGCCCGCGACACGAGGATCGAGCGGGCGCTCGCATCCGCGCTCACCCAGCGGCGACCGAGCCGCTGCGCGACCACCGCGGTCGTGCCCGAGCCACCGAACGGGTCGACGACGAGATCACCCGGGGCGGTCATCCATCTGAGGAGCAGCTCGAGCAGCCCCTCCGGTTTCTGCGTCGCGTAGCCGGTGCGCTCCGCCGAGAGGTTCAGGACGGGACGGACGCTCACCTCGTGCACGCCCGCGTCGTCGCTCGCCGCGTTGCCCGGGTGATCGTCGCTGACCTCGTGATCGTGGTTGACCTCGCGAACGTCGCTGACCTTCTCGCCGCCTCGATCGTCGACCAGCGTGATCACGCCCTCGAGCACGTCGCGAAGGATCGTGTCGACGTAAAAGCGACCCCGCGCATCCACCTTGCTGCCCATAAAGGACTTCGCGAGGTACTGGCGCTCGTAGAGCGGCGCGACGCGGAAGCGATCGCTGCGGCGATACACGAGCAGATCGTCGTGCTTACGCGGCACGGCGCTCGTGCGCGACGCTCCCCCGGTCCGGTAGCTCCACACGAGCGAGTTCACGAAGTGCTCGCGGCCGAACACCTCGTCGAGGGCGACACGCACGTAGTGGGACGAGTGCCAGTCGAGATGCACGCAGATCGCGCCGTCCTCGGTGAGCAGCTCCCGCGCGAGCACGAGCCGGGGCACGAGCATCCGCAGGTAGTCGGCGGTGCCGCCCGCCCAGCGATCGGTGTAGGTGTGCATCTCGAGCGCGAGGTCGGCACCGCTATCGTCGCGCGTGTGGATGCGGCTGCGATAGTCGGCCTTGGAGTCGAACGGCGGGTCGAGGTAAACGAGCTTCGCTCGCTCGCCGGATGCGTAGAGTCGCGCAAGTGCGTCGAGGTTATCGCCGTGAACGAGCGCGTTGGGAGCGACTTCGTTGGCCACACTACTAGCCGTGCCGGCCGAACTCCGGGCCTTGACCACCGCATCCTGAGCCGCCTGGCGCCCCTGCGCGATGAGCGCGGGAAGCTCGGTGAGCAGCGAAGGCGAGGAGTGCATCCGCCCAGTGTATTTCCTCGTATTTCCTTCCCGAAATCTTCAGGAAAATACCAGCGTGCTAACCTAAGTCACTGTCGTTCACTTTCGACACCGCCGAGGCATCCCGTCCGTTGCCCGTGAGTTCCGCGCAAAGCGTGAACCCGAACGGAAGATCTCGCTCCCTCTGGTCATTTCCATGACCCGCTCGATTCGCGTTCCCTCGGCTCTCACGAAGGTGAACGACGTCGAGACCTGTATTCGTGAATGGAGTGAACTGAATGACGCTAAGCCCTGGCCGCAGAAACCTCGGAGACCGAGCCCCGCTTTCGAGCGATGAGATGCGCCAGGGAACGGCAGTATTGGCCCCTCCAAGCGAGACCCGACCTCGCGTCAACTGGCGGGTGTTCATCATCTCGGCCGTCGTGATCATCGCGTTCTCGATGTGGGCGATCTTCGCGCCAGCGAACGCCGAGTCGACGCTGCAGCAGGTTGTCGGGTGGATCGGCGAGAACCTCGGCTGGTGGTACGTGCTCACGATCACCGTCGTCATCGGCTTTGTGATCTGGGTCGCCGTCTCCAAGGAGGGCAAGGTTCGCCTCGGTCCCGACCACTCGCGGCCGCAGTACAAGTTGTTCACGTGGGTCGCGATGCTGTTCGCCGCGGGCGTCGGCATCGACATGCTGTTCTATTCGGTCACCGGGCCGATCCAGCACTACATGACGCCGCCGAACGCGACGCCCGAATCCGCGGCGGCCGCCGAGGAAGCCGTTGTCTGGACGATGTTCCACTACGGCGTCGGCGGTTGGTCGGTGTACTCGCTGCTCGGCATGGCCATGGGCTACTTCGCGTATCGCTGGGGCATGCCGCTGTCGATCCGCGCGGCGATCTATCCCCTGTTCGGCAAGCGTGTGAAGGGCGCGGTCGGCGACACGATCGACATCTTCGCGCTGATCGGCACCGTGTTCGGCGTCGCGACCTCGATGGGGATCGGCGTCGTGCTGCTCAACATCGGCTTCGCGTGGCTCTTCGGCCTCGAGGAGGGCCTCGCGCTGCAGATCGCGCTGATCATCGTGGCCGTCGTCCTCACCATCGCGGCGTGTACGTCGGGAGTCGACAAAGGAATCCGCTGGATCTCCGAACTCAATCTCTGGAGCGCGGGCGCGATGATCGTGTACATCCTCGTGACCGGCCAGACCGGCTACCTGCTCAACGCGCTCGTCGCGAACATCGGCAAGTTCATCGCGACCTTCCCCGGCCGCACCCTCGAGACCATGGTCTATCAGGATGGTGGCTCCGCGTGGATGTCCGGGCAGACCCTATTCTTCTGGGCATTCTGGCTCGCGTGGGGTCCCTTCGTCGGCTTGTTCCTCGCCCGCATCTCGCGCGGCCGGACGCTGCGCGAATTCGTCATCGCGGCGATCACGGCGCCCGTGCTCTGTGACTTCCTCATCGTCTCGATCTTCGGCAACAGCGCACTCTTCGAGGTGCGCGAGAACGGAAACATGGAGTTCGCCCAGCTCGCGATGGAAAGCCCCGAGCACGGCTGGTACGCGCTGCTTGAGATGTTCCCCGGTGCCGCATTCCTCATCGGCCTCGGCACCCTCTCCGGATTGCTCTTCTACCTCACAAGCGCGAACTCGGGCGCGATGGTGATGTCCAACTTCTCGTCCTCGATCGCCGATCCGAGCCAGGACGGTCCCAAGTGGCTGCGCATCTTCTGGGCGATTCTCACGGCTGTGCTCACGATCGCGATGCTCGTCGCGGGTGGCGTCACGACCATGGAGTACGCGACCCTGATCTTCGGCCTACCCGTCACGATCGTGGCGTACCTCGTCATGGCCTCGTTCTCGAAGGTGCTGCGCATGGAGCGCGCGGAACGCGAAGGCCGCGCGCTGCGGCGCCGCACGGTGTCCGCGAGCGGCGGCAGCGTGCCCGAAAAGACGTGGCGCCAGCGGCTCGCGAACATGCGGTCGTACCCGTCGAAAAATGCCGTGGCGCAGTTTGTCACGCGAGTCGCGCATCCTGCACTCGAAGAGGTGAGCCGCGAGTTCGCGAAGCAGGGCTATGCGAGCGAGCTGACGGCAACGCCTGGTGGGGAGACTGGAGTGACCGGCTACACGCTCGTCATCGACATGGCTGCGCAGCAGAATTTCCACTACGAGGTGGAGGCGGTTGAGGCGCCGGTGCCGATGTTCGGCGGCCGCATGTCGCGCGAGACGGACGTGTACTACCGCCTGGAAGTGTTCACGCGGACCGGTTCGGAAGGATACGACCTCATGGGTCTGTCGAAGCAGCAGGTGATCAACGACGTCATCGACCGGTTCGAGTCACACCTCAGCTTCCTGCAACACTCGAACGACGTGGATGCGGCGTCTGTGCTTACCCCGCCGGTCACGACGGGGCAGCACGCTGCGGTGGCCGCTTCGACTGCGGATGCGGATGCCCCGACGATCGAGCGCGAGCCGGGGCAGGCCGCGGACTAGGGTGCGCCGCGGCCGACGCGATGCGCCGCGGCCGTTTAGGCGAGCATTGCAAGTATCGCCTGACCGGGTCGGAGTACGGGCAAGGGTGAGCCCTACCGCCAGGGGTTGGATGTGCGGCGGATGCGCGCGGCGCTATTTCGCGGCTGGTGCGTGCTCCACGATGTAATCGCGCAGCTCATCGGCCGAGTTCGTCATCTCGACGGTGTGCTGCGGCAGCGCGAGCAGCGCCTGCAGCTCCGGCGACGGCGCGGGCGTCTCGTCGCCGAGCGCCTCCTCGATCGTCTCGCCAAACTTCTCGGGCTTCGCGGTCTCAAGCACAAGGATGCGACCCTCAACCTCGTTGAGTCGGCGCGCGACGGTGAGGCCATCAGCCGTGTGTGGGTCGACGATCACGCCGGTCGCCTCGAACTCGCTGCGGATGGTCTCGATGCGGTCCTCGTGCGTGCTCGAGTCGGTGATGATGCCGAACTCCTCGATGAAGCGCGGCAGGAACGCGGTGAGGTTCAACGTGCCCTCCGAGTCAAGCTGGGTCCACGACTCGACGAACGCATCCACGTCTTCGCCGAAGAGCTCGCGCACGAAGCGTTCGAGGTTCGACGCCTTCGAGATGTCCATCGACGGGCTGCTCGTGACGAGCGTGTTCTCGCGGGTGCGCGGCGTGTAGATGCCGGTGCGGAAGAACTCGTCGAGCACGTTGTTCTCGTTGGTCGCAAGGATGAGTCGGTGGATGGGCAGGCCCATCTGGCGTGCGAGGTGGCCGGCGAAGATGTTGCCGAAGTTACCCGAGGGCACCGCGATCGAGATGAGGCTCGTCTCGCGCTCCGCCGTCGTGACGGTGGCCTCGCGCTGCTCGGGGGTCAACGCATCCGTTGCCCGCAGCCACGCCCAGAAGTAGTAGACGATCTGCGCGCAAATGCGGCCGAAGTTGATTGAGTTGACCGCGCCGATCGCGTGCTTGGCCTTGAACTCCGCGTCGTTGTTGATGACCTTGACGAGGTTCTGGCAGTCATCGAAGTTGCCGTCGATCGCGATGTTGTGGATGTTCTCGTCGTCGAGGCTGTACATCTGCGCGCGTTGCACGGCGCTCATGCGACCCTGCGGCGAGAGCATGAACACGCTGATGTTCGGCTTGCCGCGGAACGCGTGCTCGGCAGCGGACCCGGTGTCGCCCGAAGTCGCACCGAGAATATTGAGGGTGCGGTCGCGCTTCTGCAGCACGTACGGCATGACCTCGCCGAGGAACTGCATCGCAAGATCCTTGAACGCCATCGTCGGACCTTCGGAGAGGCCGACGAGCGTGATGCGGGCGTCGAGCTTCGTGAGTGGCACCGTCTCGGGTGCGGCGAAGCGCTCGGCCGAGTATGCGGCGCGGATGATCTTCTCGAGATCCTCGCGCGGGATGTCCGTCGCGTAGAGGCTCACGATCTCGATCGCGAGGTCGGGGTAGCTCAGCTCTCGCCAGGACTCGCGCTGCTCCGCTGAAATCGTCGGGATCTCGGCCGGCACGACGAGGCCGCCATCCGATGCGAGTCCGTCCAGAAGAACATCCGAGAAACTTGCCGGTGCCATCTGGCCACGGGTCGAGACGTATTTCATGTGTTGCCTAGTCCAATCGACGAGAGTACTGCCCTAGCCATGCTACGGGAGTCGGCGGCCGGGTTTCCGCGCGTGGCGCGTCGGCCGCGGCCGCGTCGCTCGGCCGCGCATCCGGCCATTGCCGATAACACTCGCCGTTGCCCGCCGCGCATCCACCCCTGCCGATAACGCCAACCCTTGCCCCGCGTGCATCCACCCCCTGCCGATGACGCTCCCCCATGCCCCGCGCGCATCTGACCCCTGTCGATAACGCTCACCCCTGCCCGTACTTCGACCCGGGCAAGCGCTACCGGCAATGCTCGCCGCTCGAGTCCAACTCGGAACCCGCCGTTTGCACCGTGCCGCGCATCCACCCCCTGCCGATAACGCCCACCCCTGCCGCACTTCAACCCGGGCAAGCGCTACCGGCAATGCTCGCCGCTCGAGTCCAACTCGGAACCCGCCGTTTGCACCGTGCCGCGCATCCACCCCCTGCCGATAACGCCCACCCCTGCCGCACTTCAACCCGGGCAAGCGCTACCCGCAATGCTGGCCTGTCTAAGGCGGCTCGAAACTCGGCGGTCGTATGCTGTTGCGCATGTCGAACGAGCACGAAGACGCTGTCGCCGCCGCCAAAGCCGCCCTCGCCAAAGCTGAAGCAGATCTCGCCGCCGCACAGGCAGCCGAGTCCGCGAAAACTGCGGAAGGTACCGAGCCTGCCACGGAGGCGGCCGACGCTCCTGCGGCCGAAGCCAAAGGATCGGCCGACGCAGCGAACGCACCCGAGTCCGCTGACGCATCCGGAGCCGACGAAGCCGTAGCCAAGCCCGAAGC
This DNA window, taken from Gulosibacter molinativorax, encodes the following:
- the betT gene encoding choline BCCT transporter BetT, encoding MTLSPGRRNLGDRAPLSSDEMRQGTAVLAPPSETRPRVNWRVFIISAVVIIAFSMWAIFAPANAESTLQQVVGWIGENLGWWYVLTITVVIGFVIWVAVSKEGKVRLGPDHSRPQYKLFTWVAMLFAAGVGIDMLFYSVTGPIQHYMTPPNATPESAAAAEEAVVWTMFHYGVGGWSVYSLLGMAMGYFAYRWGMPLSIRAAIYPLFGKRVKGAVGDTIDIFALIGTVFGVATSMGIGVVLLNIGFAWLFGLEEGLALQIALIIVAVVLTIAACTSGVDKGIRWISELNLWSAGAMIVYILVTGQTGYLLNALVANIGKFIATFPGRTLETMVYQDGGSAWMSGQTLFFWAFWLAWGPFVGLFLARISRGRTLREFVIAAITAPVLCDFLIVSIFGNSALFEVRENGNMEFAQLAMESPEHGWYALLEMFPGAAFLIGLGTLSGLLFYLTSANSGAMVMSNFSSSIADPSQDGPKWLRIFWAILTAVLTIAMLVAGGVTTMEYATLIFGLPVTIVAYLVMASFSKVLRMERAEREGRALRRRTVSASGGSVPEKTWRQRLANMRSYPSKNAVAQFVTRVAHPALEEVSREFAKQGYASELTATPGGETGVTGYTLVIDMAAQQNFHYEVEAVEAPVPMFGGRMSRETDVYYRLEVFTRTGSEGYDLMGLSKQQVINDVIDRFESHLSFLQHSNDVDAASVLTPPVTTGQHAAVAASTADADAPTIEREPGQAAD
- the thrC gene encoding threonine synthase, which produces MKYVSTRGQMAPASFSDVLLDGLASDGGLVVPAEIPTISAEQRESWRELSYPDLAIEIVSLYATDIPREDLEKIIRAAYSAERFAAPETVPLTKLDARITLVGLSEGPTMAFKDLAMQFLGEVMPYVLQKRDRTLNILGATSGDTGSAAEHAFRGKPNISVFMLSPQGRMSAVQRAQMYSLDDENIHNIAIDGNFDDCQNLVKVINNDAEFKAKHAIGAVNSINFGRICAQIVYYFWAWLRATDALTPEQREATVTTAERETSLISIAVPSGNFGNIFAGHLARQMGLPIHRLILATNENNVLDEFFRTGIYTPRTRENTLVTSSPSMDISKASNLERFVRELFGEDVDAFVESWTQLDSEGTLNLTAFLPRFIEEFGIITDSSTHEDRIETIRSEFEATGVIVDPHTADGLTVARRLNEVEGRILVLETAKPEKFGETIEEALGDETPAPSPELQALLALPQHTVEMTNSADELRDYIVEHAPAAK